In Prochlorococcus marinus XMU1404, the following proteins share a genomic window:
- a CDS encoding 16S rRNA (cytosine(967)-C(5))-methyltransferase, whose protein sequence is MSIGYLQRKAAWEILLKVSYGDFSEHALEKVLRNYRFNPLDIAFITELSFGCIRYRKFLDLWTDHTSKITHKKQPPKLRWLLHIGLYQLLKMDKVPFPAAISTTVEVAKKTDLNGLSGTVNAILRNASRKLEQETFPEIPSDRKERISYLESLPLWLVNDLYKWVGNSVGENIVKAFNKKPSIDLRINQLKTNSEEFLEILHENKFDAEIIENLNNAITLKSNPRSIQNLPGYIDGLWTIQDRSSQWVAPLLNPKEGEKILDACAAPGSKSTHLAELSNDSAEILAVDRSEKRLKILQSNLKRLNLKSVKTLKADASSLIELNPNFVSYFDKILLDAPCSGIGTLSRNPDSRWSLSKEKIKSLTLLQEKLLESIFPLLKKDGTLVYSTCTICPDENNLLIERFIEKNKALELVSQKQILPSLDYSGDGFYSAIISYKS, encoded by the coding sequence TTGAGCATAGGATATTTACAAAGAAAAGCAGCTTGGGAAATTTTATTAAAAGTTAGTTATGGTGATTTTTCTGAACATGCCCTTGAAAAGGTTTTGAGAAATTATCGATTTAATCCTCTTGATATAGCTTTTATTACTGAATTATCTTTTGGATGTATAAGGTATAGAAAATTTCTTGATCTTTGGACGGATCATACTTCAAAAATTACTCATAAAAAACAGCCTCCAAAATTAAGATGGCTTTTACATATAGGTTTATATCAACTTTTGAAAATGGATAAAGTTCCATTTCCTGCCGCTATCTCTACCACTGTAGAAGTAGCTAAAAAAACAGATTTAAATGGTTTATCAGGAACTGTAAATGCGATATTGAGAAATGCGTCAAGAAAATTAGAACAAGAAACTTTTCCGGAAATACCCTCTGATAGAAAAGAAAGAATTTCATACCTTGAATCATTACCATTATGGCTTGTGAATGATCTTTATAAATGGGTAGGTAATAGCGTGGGAGAAAATATCGTTAAGGCATTTAATAAAAAACCTTCAATTGATTTGAGAATTAACCAACTGAAAACTAATTCAGAAGAATTTTTGGAAATACTGCATGAAAATAAATTTGATGCCGAAATTATAGAAAATTTAAATAACGCTATTACTTTAAAATCTAATCCGAGATCTATTCAAAACTTACCAGGCTATATTGATGGACTTTGGACAATTCAAGATAGATCTTCTCAGTGGGTAGCACCTCTTTTAAATCCAAAAGAAGGTGAAAAGATTTTAGATGCATGTGCAGCGCCAGGTAGTAAGTCTACCCACCTAGCAGAATTATCAAATGATAGTGCTGAGATATTGGCTGTAGATAGATCAGAAAAAAGATTGAAAATACTTCAATCAAATTTAAAGAGGTTAAATCTTAAATCTGTAAAAACCCTAAAGGCTGATGCATCGAGTTTGATTGAATTGAATCCTAATTTTGTGTCTTATTTTGATAAGATCCTTTTAGATGCTCCTTGTTCTGGTATTGGAACTCTGTCAAGAAATCCAGATTCTAGATGGTCTTTAAGTAAAGAAAAAATAAAATCATTAACTTTATTGCAGGAAAAACTTTTAGAGAGTATTTTTCCTCTTTTGAAAAAAGATGGAACTTTAGTTTATTCAACTTGTACTATCTGTCCTGATGAAAATAATTTATTAATTGAACGATTTATTGAAAAAAATAAAGCTTTAGAATTGGTTAGCCAAAAGCAAATTTTACCTAGTTTAGACTATTCTGGTGATGGATTTTATTCTGCAATCATTTCTTACAAATCTTAA